A genomic segment from Pistricoccus aurantiacus encodes:
- a CDS encoding antitoxin encodes MNRLDKDEQEILDAFDAGELQRTPDIKDRKARHQQYAEAMFKKDARINIRLSSKDLRGLQKKALAEGIPYQTLVASILHKYVEGRLREDR; translated from the coding sequence ATGAACAGGCTGGATAAAGACGAGCAGGAAATCCTGGACGCGTTCGATGCTGGAGAGTTGCAGCGAACGCCAGATATCAAGGATCGTAAAGCGCGGCATCAACAGTACGCCGAGGCCATGTTCAAGAAAGATGCCCGCATCAACATCAGGCTTTCTTCCAAGGATCTCCGGGGGCTGCAGAAAAAAGCGCTGGCCGAGGGTATTCCCTACCAGACACTTGTTGCCAGCATCCTCCACAAGTATGTCGAAGGTCGCTTGCGTGAGGATCGGTAG
- a CDS encoding type II toxin-antitoxin system VapB family antitoxin: MRTNIVIDDQLMAEALKVSGYETKKEAVEQGLKLLVQLCKQQEIRKLRGKIKWEGDLSEMRGAE, from the coding sequence ATGAGAACAAACATTGTCATTGACGACCAGTTAATGGCCGAAGCCCTCAAAGTCTCCGGTTACGAAACCAAAAAGGAGGCCGTTGAGCAAGGCCTCAAACTTCTAGTCCAGCTTTGCAAACAGCAGGAAATTCGGAAGTTACGCGGCAAGATCAAGTGGGAAGGCGACCTAAGTGAAATGAGGGGTGCCGAATGA